The proteins below come from a single Plutella xylostella chromosome 2, ilPluXylo3.1, whole genome shotgun sequence genomic window:
- the LOC105384291 gene encoding vacuolar protein sorting-associated protein 53 homolog — MDSSEVSDEKEIGPDVQINFPESVMSRIEEMMGETEQFDNTEFSAVAYINALFPTEQSLAGVEAAAARAQYRLHRAAHALQEALQGAARGGEGAAAGQGARARGRQALTDAQTVIQELASQVSDINGRASRSAAAVREITLEIKQLDRAKVNLTMAITALNHYHMLCGGADTLGALTRGREYRALLPPLQAIMEVLQHFEGYQDIRSLNALRDRVTAIRQTLADQIYQDIKDAFTAGCKRTVPLKTVSEAAAVLDVLNATNKRELLAWLVDQQLQEYQHLFASNQEVSWLPHIEQRYSWLKKLLLALETRAALPPTWRLSERIATKFCEITRRDLSSLLAARRAELDVKLLLFAVQRTANFELLLHKRFNGPEESTEAPQETAEADPDIVSSWLGAIGACFEPHLPLYVASLEQSLASLMERLIEESRAPPAPAAPADALAPAGAVLSSCADLFLLYKKCLVQCAQLTTGQPMLQLCGVFRAQLATYLRAVLAPSLPAPARAPRPALLREAMATRLTKQEVAAVTRVISTCEYCVETTVHLQAKMREKITPALADQVDFTPEQDLFHKMIDNCIQMLVQDLELAVEPALTAMSRVSWLHFDTVGDQSSYVTQIIMHLKNTVPLLRDSLASSRKYFTQFCIRFANSFIPKFIQNIYKCKPISTVGSEQLLLDTHMLKTALLEAPSFGSEVKRQAPHTYTKVVIKLMTKAEMILKLVMAPLDSSNPELFVSQFVQLLPEGTSQEFHRVLDMKGGKLARTQLAELDALFKKHAQAQADKLQGIQ; from the exons TTCTCAGCGGTGGCGTACATCAACGCGCTGTTCCCCACGGAGCAGTCGCTGGCCGGcgtggaggcggcggcggcgcgcgcgcagtaCCGCCTGCACCGCGCCGCGCATGCGCTGCAG GAAGCTCTGCAAGGGGCGGCTCGAGGCGGCgagggggcggcggcggggcagggggcgcgcgcgcgggggcggcaaGCGCTCACTGATGCGCAGACGGTCATACAGGAACTGGCTTCACAG GTATCGGACATCAACGGTCGCGCATCCCGCTCCGCCGCTGCCGTGCGCGAGATCACGCTCGAGATCAAGCAACTGGACCGCGCCAAGGTGAACCTCACCATGGCCATCACCGCGCTCAACCACTACCACATGTTGTGCGGGGGCGCCGACACGCTGGGGGCGCTGACGCGGGGGCGCGAGTACCGCGCGCTGTTGCCGCCCCTGCAGGCCATCATGGAG GTGTTGCAGCACTTCGAGGGCTACCAGGACATCCGGTCGCTGAACGCGCTGCGCGACCGCGTGACCGCCATCCGGCAGACGTTGGCCGACCAGATCTACCAGGACATCAAGGACGCCTTCACAG CGGGGTGCAAGCGCACGGTGCCGCTGAAGACGGTGAGCGAGGCGGCGGCCGTGCTCGACGTGCTCAACGCCACGAACAAGCGCGAACTGCTCGCCTGGCTCGTGGACCAGCAACTGCAG GAGTACCAGCACCTGTTCGCGTCCAACCAGGAGGTGTCGTGGCTGCCGCACATAGAGCAGCGCTACTCGTGGCTCAAGAAGCTGCTGCTGGCGCTGGAGACGCGCGCCGCGCTGCCCCCGACCTGGCGCCTCAGCGAGCGCATCGCCACCAAGTTCTGCGAG ATCACCCGTCGCGACTTGTCGTCGCTgctggcggcgcggcgcgcggagCTGGACGTGAAGCTGCTGCTGTTCGCCGTGCAGCGCACCGCCAACTTCGAGCTGCTGCTGCACAAGCGCTTCAACg GTCCAGAGGAGAGTACGGAAGCGCCGCAAGAGACCGCTGAAGCCGATCCGGACATCGTCAGT TCGTGGCTGGGCGCGATCGGCGCGTGCTTCGAGCCGCACCTGCCGCTGTACGTGGCCTCGCTCGAGCAGAGCCTCGCCAGCCTCATGGAGAGACTCATTGag GAGTcccgcgcgccccccgcccccgccgcccccgcggaCGCGCTGGCCCCCGCCGGCGCCGTGTTGTCCTCCTGCGCCGACCTGTTCCTGCTGTACAAGAAGTGCCTCGTGCAGTGCGCGCAGCTCACCACCGGCCAGCCCATGCTGC AGCTGTGCGGCGTGTTCCGCGCGCAGCTCGCGACGTACCTGCGGGCCGTGCTGGCGCCCTCCCtccccgcgcccgcgcgcgccccgcgccccgcgctgcTGCGGGAGGCCATGGCCACCAG ACTGACTAAACAAGAAGTGGCGGCCGTGACCCGCGTGATCTCGACGTGCGAGTACTGCGTGGAGACCACGGTGCACCTGCAGGCCAAGATGAGGGAGAAGATCACGCCCGCGCTCGCCGACCAGGTCGACTTCACGCCAGAACAG GACTTGTTCCACAAGATGATCGACAACTGCATCCAGATGCTCGTCCAAGACCTGGAACTAGCTGTAGAGCCGGCTCTGACCGCCATGTCGCGCGTGTCCTGGCTGCACTTCGACACGGTCGGGGACCAGAGCTCGTATGTCACTCAGATCATCATGCACCTCAAGAACACGGTCCCGCTCTTACGCGACAGCCTCGCTTCCTCACGGAAATATTTCACCCAGTTCTGCATCCGCTTCGCCAACTCTTTCATCCCCAAATTCATTCAGAACATCTACAAGTGTAAACCAATCTCGACGGTCGGTTCGGAGCAGCTGTTGCTAGACACGCACATGTTGAAAACCGCTTTATTGGAAGCGCCATCTTTCGGCTCCGAAGTGAAGCGGCAAGCGCCGCACACGTACACTAAAGTGGTCATAAAACTGATGACGAAAGCCGAAATGATTCTGAAGCTGGTGATGGCGCCGTTAGACTCATCAAACCCGGAGCTGTTTGTGAGTCAGTTTGTTCAGCTGCTCCCTGAAGGGACGTCCCAGGAGTTCCATAGAGTTCTGGACATGAAGGGCGGCAAGCTGGCGCGGACGCAGCTGGCGGAGCTGGACGCGCTGTTCAAGAAACatgcgcaggcgcaggcggACAAACTGCAGGGGATACAGTGA
- the LOC105390613 gene encoding polypeptide N-acetylgalactosaminyltransferase 1-like: MKERIRITIAKIRPKLHTAKAHLLKLAPKQKSKRLTILLLLLLLSCSLLCCRRRRQCSALEGYEAAVRGDEARLLGALGDAGGDHLCRTHTAEMVNLVPYNRSIPDVCHPLCARAAYPPALPRASAVIAFRDPPYPALLRTLWNLLAASGWVEGGYRGRRARGGVNGSRAQPPSPHYLEEIILVDAASSREELRGKLTHYVRTRLPPGLVRIIRLPHYVGRTHARAIGARAANGEILLFMEAGSEGSRDWLRPLLHRVATNRRVVAVPVQDQINAATLEYSEIVLFETSIGGFDFSGDFLWLPVPGGRQPAPRSKVDPVPSPIMYGRVFAIDRAWFRTLGGFEGALADAAGDALQLSLKIWMCGGSIETIPCSHVGSLEPPVEPAGAGAGGARGARARAAVGWMDEYAELFFMFNPELRQQQLETAAEDETSLLDSPDVSSLLDPPDVTSLLDAGGDVASSLRLRARLRCRPFSWYMQHVYPDKFLPFVDVVAWGRLATPAPRQLCATGGGLPRVRALPCARRLRGDQLWALDRQQRLRNDEKCLVVFNTFLPIDMRGVVFMVCTVGEPRHNERWELHSGSLRHVASGACLDAGWLAGGPLLPGRCGGGATQLRFDFHGDQPMFSKKELFSSKEQLIALEKIRHARAAELRNDSATDVSIGID; the protein is encoded by the exons ATGAAAGAACGAATACGAATCACCATCGCCAAAATCAGACCTAAACTCCACACAGCAAAAGCGCACCTCCTCAAATTAGCACCCAAACAGAAATCCAAGCGCTTGACCATCCTCCTGCTATTGCTCCTGTTGTCCTGCTCTCTCCTGTGTTGTCGGAGAAGGAGGCAGTGCTCGGCGCTGGAGGGGTATGAGGCGGCGGTGCGGGGGGACGAGGCCCGGCTGCTGGGCGCGCTCGGGGACGCGGGGGGGGACCACCTCTGTAGGACTCATACGGCGGAGATGGTGAATTTAGTGCCGTATAACAGGAGCATACCAG ACGTGTGCCACCCGctgtgcgcgcgcgcagcctACCCCCCCGCGCTGCCCCGCGCCTCCGCCGTCATCGCCTTCCGTGACCCCCCCTACCCCGCGCTGCTGCGGACGCTGTGGAACCTGCTGGCAGCCTCCGGGTGGGTGGAGGGGGGCTACAGGGGAAGGAGGGCGCGTGGTGGGGTGAATGGGAGTCGGG CCCAGCCTCCCTCCCCCCATTACTTGGAGGAGATAATCCTGGTGGACGCGGCGTCCTCGCGCGAGGAGCTGCGGGGGAAGCTGACGCACTATGTGAGGACGCGCCTGCCGCCCGGCCTCGTGAGGATCATCAGATTACCACACTA TGTGGGCCGCACGCACGCTCGTGCCATTGGCGCCCGCGCAGCCAATGGGGAGATCCTGCTGTTCATGGAGGCCGGCAGCGAGGGCTCTCGTGATTGGTTGCGGCCGCTGCTGCACCGCGTGGCGACCAACCGCAGGGTGGTGGCGGTGCCGGTGCAGGACCAGATCAATGCCGCAACGTTGGAGTACTCGGAGATTGTGCTGTTTGAGACCTCG ATCGGTGGCTTCGACTTCTCCGGTGACTTCCTCTGGCTGCCGGTCCCCGGCGGCCGCCAGCCCGCGCCGCGCAGCAAGGTGGACCCCGTGCC ATCACCGATCATGTACGGGCGCGTGTTTGCCATAGACCGCGCGTGGTTCCGCACGCTCGGTGGCTTCGAGGGCGCGCTGGCGGACGCGGCGGGGGACGCGCTGCAGCTGTCGCTCAAGATCTGGATGT GTGGAGGCTCCATCGAGACCATCCCGTGCTCCCACGTGGGCTCCCTGGAGCCGCCCGTGGAGCctgcgggggcgggcgcgggcggggcgcggggggcgcgcgcgAGGGCTGCAGTCGGATGGATGGACGAATACGCAGAGCTGTTCTTTATGTTTAACCCGGAGCTGAGG CAGCAGCAATTGGAAACAGCGGCGGAAGACGAGACGTCACTCCTCGACTCACCGGATGTGTCGTCACTCCTGGACCCACCggacgtgacgtcactcctGGACGCGGGCGGCGACGTGGCGTCATCGCTGAGGCTGCGCGCGCGCCTCCGCTGCCGCCCCTTCAGCTGGTACATGCAGCACGTGTACCCGGACAAGTTCCTGCCATTCGTGGACGTCGTGGCGTGGGGGCG CCTGGCcacccccgccccccgccagCTGTGCGCGACGGGCGGCGGGCTGCCCCGCGTGCGCGCGCTGCCCTGCGCCAGGCGCCTGCGCGGCGACCAGCTGTGGGCGCTCGACCGCCAGCAGCGGCTCCGGAACGACGAGAAGTGCCTCGTCGTGTTTAACACTTTCCT ACCGATAGACATGAGGGGAGTAGTGTTCATGGTGTGCACGGTGGGAGAGCCCAGACATAATGAG CGCTGGGAGCTCCACTCGGGCTCGCTCCGCCACGTGGCGAGCGGCGCGTGCCTGGACGCGGGCTGGCTGGCGGGCGGGCCGCTGCTGCCCGggcgctgcggcggcggcgccacgCAACTGCGGTTCGACTTCCACGGCGACCAGCCCATGTTCAGCAAGA AAGAGCTATTCTCATCCAAGGAGCAGCTGATAGCTCTAGAGAAGATCCGtcacgcgcgcgccgcggaGCTCCGGAACGACTCCGCGACGGATGTCAGTATTGGTATagactaa